In a genomic window of [Empedobacter] haloabium:
- a CDS encoding NAD-glutamate dehydrogenase encodes MTKMPQDLRKETLDLVNAGKPAEGSQGDDQARALIAAWLKSLDDEDLADTSPDSLAPVLVAGFSQAARRTAPGAQVATLRYADGRGGMATALLILNDDMPYLVDSIVMALRKQKVLANGVLNAVLPVARDANGAVTAVGESGAKLESYVLCLLAEELDAAELQQLVASIEMVARDAAVVKRDLAAMKDRFTAVATAAAGQGEEGAEAAAFLQWARDEGFEVHGYAYYQNKPGAKELERDIPSRIGVLRDTAHPVYGTCLANIPGDPETLSKRAHTLSIVKADVGGTLHRDQQLDFIGVRATDANGNLLGEHCFIGLFTRAAMLTPLARLPFARGRIAQVLKIANLRQEGFRAEKFIEILESLPRTEALEADPQWLADVCGSVVSLYKQPRTKVFARRDVYARHLNVLVYLPRERYSASVANALSRALQESSGASHVSSQTLVADGPLARLYLIAHAARNPLDLESDIQRPLLSILDGWHNSFSELADAVPDEPLRNNMRRLCSTLPVDYVASTSPAVAFHDIDTILRNGHDNRVSVRLELASEADPLTTIRIYSVDKVPTLSSIMPALHNAGVLIDRERSHSIRTADGKRHYVTSLTVDAASAEKLAKDGVAHVAEDLFTALFNDEVEDGRLNGLVVEGGLNKRQIQLVRAYMSYWRQTGTQFSVRYIAESLRRQPSMVKQIVDAFEQRFNPALDDGQHESARDALTGLKGRLASVNHADTEVILAALIDLMQATVRTNYFQQTDNGDKIIFKFDTSNLALVPEPRPYREIYVFSRRFEGVHLRGGPVARGGLRWSDRMEDYRTEVLGLVKAQMVKNAVIVPAGAKGGFVCKQMPAGAPREVVAAEGEAVYRLFIASLLEVTDNRVLGKIVPPADTVRYDNDDPYLVVAADKGTATFSDIANSIAVKRGFWLGDAFASGGSNGYDHKKLGITAKGAFEAVKRHFYEMGHDMNTTPFTVVGVGDMSGDVFGNGVLLSRQIKLLAAFDHRHIFLDPNPDTATSFAERQRMFALPRSSWDDYNKALISQGGGVFPRTARTIELSPEVRAALDIAETSLSPEELMHRILLAPVDLFYNGGIGTYIKSSSETHAQVKDRANDHIRVNGNELRCKVVAEGGNLGATQAGRIEFALAGGRIFTDAIDNSAGVDCSDHEVNAKIWLDVEVNAGQLSEEERNRVLNDMTNDIERLVLRDNTQQTRLLVREQQAQSEGWVQDGYAALIASLEEEGALSRELEQLPTVAELARRKVDNRGLTTPELAVVIANVKNRYKRTLSVLPLTEESWAESVLKPYFPDLLVATRSALAHPLANAILATVLANEVVNRCGPLMLRRLAADHGVPETDVILAWGQAWSALNLAPVFDTLDADALNVPRDVSMKVDARTRGMLRAAMEGVLSVPKEQLRNADGMAELKRVFAEPAMLAKLMPADAKFEAEGQPALRAEFVQAWKTVDAIENVAAFLFAALSVKRPAGMDLPGFIHVGMALRSRAGIDTLERGLKLPASSRSQEQLRSYAQQALGRTQQRLLAQVLAQGGSEQAVEAVVGSLQVPAFTAPSDLEQAMLDVWTLSEAVSGPQAKAA; translated from the coding sequence ATGACCAAAATGCCACAAGACCTGCGTAAAGAGACGCTGGATCTCGTCAATGCCGGCAAGCCGGCCGAAGGTAGCCAGGGAGACGATCAAGCGCGCGCGCTGATCGCCGCCTGGCTCAAGTCCCTGGACGATGAAGACCTGGCGGATACCTCGCCCGACAGTCTCGCGCCGGTGCTGGTGGCAGGGTTCTCGCAAGCGGCACGCCGCACGGCGCCGGGCGCGCAGGTCGCCACGCTGCGCTACGCCGACGGTCGCGGCGGCATGGCCACCGCGCTCTTGATCCTGAACGACGACATGCCGTACCTGGTCGATTCGATCGTCATGGCGCTGCGCAAGCAGAAGGTCCTGGCCAACGGCGTGCTGAACGCCGTGCTGCCGGTCGCGCGCGATGCCAATGGCGCCGTCACGGCGGTCGGCGAAAGCGGCGCCAAGCTGGAATCCTACGTCCTGTGCCTGCTGGCCGAAGAGCTGGACGCCGCCGAGCTGCAGCAGCTGGTCGCCAGCATCGAGATGGTGGCGCGCGACGCCGCCGTCGTGAAGCGCGACCTGGCCGCGATGAAGGACCGCTTCACCGCCGTTGCCACCGCTGCCGCCGGGCAGGGCGAGGAGGGCGCCGAAGCGGCTGCCTTCCTGCAGTGGGCCCGCGACGAAGGCTTCGAGGTGCATGGCTACGCCTACTACCAGAACAAGCCGGGCGCCAAGGAACTGGAACGCGACATCCCGAGCCGCATCGGCGTGCTGCGCGATACCGCGCACCCTGTGTACGGCACTTGCCTGGCCAATATCCCGGGCGATCCGGAAACGCTGTCGAAGCGCGCGCACACGCTGTCCATCGTCAAGGCCGACGTGGGCGGCACGCTGCACCGCGACCAGCAGCTGGACTTCATCGGCGTGCGCGCCACCGACGCCAACGGCAACCTGCTGGGCGAGCACTGCTTCATCGGCCTGTTCACCCGTGCCGCCATGCTGACACCGCTGGCGCGCCTGCCGTTCGCGCGCGGCCGCATCGCGCAAGTGCTGAAGATCGCCAACCTGCGCCAGGAAGGCTTCCGCGCCGAGAAATTCATCGAGATCCTGGAGTCCCTGCCGCGCACGGAAGCGCTGGAAGCGGACCCGCAATGGCTGGCCGACGTGTGCGGCTCGGTCGTTTCGCTGTACAAGCAGCCGCGCACGAAAGTGTTCGCGCGGCGTGACGTGTATGCGCGCCACCTGAACGTACTGGTCTACCTGCCGCGCGAGCGCTACAGCGCGAGCGTGGCCAATGCGCTGTCGCGCGCGCTGCAAGAGTCCTCCGGCGCCAGCCATGTCAGCTCGCAGACGCTGGTGGCCGATGGCCCGCTGGCCCGCCTGTACCTGATCGCGCACGCCGCCCGTAATCCGCTCGACCTGGAAAGCGATATCCAGCGTCCGCTGCTGTCGATCCTGGACGGTTGGCACAACAGCTTCTCCGAACTGGCCGATGCCGTGCCGGACGAGCCGCTGCGCAACAACATGCGCCGCCTGTGCTCGACGCTACCGGTCGACTACGTGGCGTCCACGTCGCCGGCCGTCGCCTTCCACGACATCGACACGATCCTGCGCAATGGTCACGACAACCGTGTCAGTGTGCGCCTGGAGCTGGCCTCCGAAGCCGATCCCCTGACGACGATCCGTATCTACTCGGTGGACAAGGTGCCGACGCTGTCGTCGATCATGCCGGCCCTGCACAATGCGGGCGTGCTGATCGACCGCGAGCGTTCGCACTCGATCCGCACCGCCGACGGCAAGCGCCACTACGTGACGAGCCTGACGGTCGACGCGGCCAGCGCCGAGAAGCTGGCCAAGGATGGCGTGGCCCACGTGGCCGAGGACCTGTTCACGGCCCTGTTCAACGACGAGGTGGAAGACGGCCGCCTGAACGGCCTGGTGGTCGAGGGTGGCCTGAACAAGCGCCAGATCCAGCTGGTGCGCGCCTACATGAGCTACTGGCGCCAGACCGGCACGCAGTTCTCGGTGCGCTACATCGCCGAAAGCCTGCGCCGCCAACCATCGATGGTCAAGCAGATCGTCGACGCGTTCGAGCAGCGCTTCAATCCTGCCCTGGACGACGGCCAGCACGAATCGGCGCGCGACGCGCTGACGGGCCTGAAGGGCCGCCTGGCATCGGTCAACCACGCCGACACGGAAGTGATCCTGGCCGCGCTGATCGACCTGATGCAGGCGACCGTGCGCACCAACTACTTCCAGCAGACCGATAACGGCGACAAGATCATCTTCAAGTTCGACACCAGCAACCTGGCGCTGGTGCCGGAACCGCGCCCGTACCGCGAGATCTACGTGTTCTCGCGCCGCTTCGAGGGCGTGCACCTGCGCGGCGGCCCGGTCGCCCGCGGCGGCCTGCGCTGGTCCGACCGCATGGAAGACTACCGCACCGAGGTGCTGGGCCTGGTCAAGGCGCAGATGGTGAAAAACGCCGTCATCGTGCCGGCCGGCGCCAAGGGTGGCTTTGTGTGCAAGCAGATGCCGGCCGGCGCGCCGCGTGAAGTGGTCGCGGCCGAAGGCGAAGCCGTCTACCGCCTGTTCATCGCCAGCCTGCTGGAAGTGACGGACAATCGCGTGCTGGGCAAGATCGTGCCGCCGGCCGACACGGTCCGCTACGACAACGACGACCCCTACCTGGTGGTCGCCGCCGACAAGGGCACCGCGACGTTCTCCGACATCGCCAACAGCATCGCGGTAAAACGCGGCTTCTGGCTGGGCGACGCGTTCGCGTCCGGCGGTTCGAACGGCTACGACCACAAGAAGCTGGGCATCACCGCCAAGGGCGCGTTCGAAGCGGTCAAGCGCCACTTCTACGAGATGGGCCATGACATGAACACGACGCCGTTCACCGTCGTCGGCGTCGGCGACATGTCGGGCGACGTGTTCGGCAACGGCGTGCTGCTGTCCAGGCAGATCAAACTGCTGGCCGCGTTCGACCATCGCCACATCTTCCTGGACCCGAATCCGGACACTGCGACGTCGTTCGCCGAACGCCAGCGCATGTTCGCGCTGCCGCGCTCCTCATGGGACGACTACAACAAGGCACTGATCTCGCAGGGCGGCGGCGTGTTCCCGCGCACCGCGCGCACGATCGAGCTGTCGCCGGAAGTGCGCGCGGCGCTGGACATCGCCGAGACGTCGCTGAGCCCCGAGGAGCTGATGCACCGCATCCTGCTGGCGCCGGTGGACCTGTTCTACAACGGCGGCATCGGCACCTACATCAAGTCGTCCAGCGAAACGCACGCGCAGGTCAAGGACCGCGCCAACGACCATATCCGCGTCAACGGCAATGAGCTGCGCTGCAAGGTCGTCGCCGAGGGCGGCAACCTGGGCGCGACGCAGGCGGGCCGGATCGAATTCGCGCTGGCGGGCGGCCGCATCTTCACCGATGCGATCGACAACTCGGCCGGCGTGGACTGCTCCGACCATGAAGTGAACGCGAAGATCTGGCTGGACGTGGAAGTGAACGCCGGCCAGCTGAGCGAAGAAGAGCGCAACCGCGTGCTGAACGACATGACGAACGATATCGAGCGCCTGGTCCTGCGCGACAATACGCAGCAGACGCGCCTGCTGGTGCGCGAGCAGCAGGCCCAGTCCGAAGGCTGGGTGCAGGACGGCTACGCCGCGCTGATCGCCAGCCTGGAGGAAGAGGGCGCCCTGTCGCGCGAGCTGGAGCAGTTGCCGACGGTGGCCGAGCTGGCGCGCCGCAAGGTCGACAACCGCGGCCTGACAACGCCGGAGCTGGCGGTCGTCATCGCCAACGTCAAGAACCGCTACAAGCGCACCCTGTCGGTGCTGCCGCTGACGGAAGAAAGCTGGGCCGAGTCGGTGCTGAAACCGTACTTCCCGGACCTGCTGGTGGCCACGCGCTCCGCGCTGGCGCACCCGCTGGCCAACGCGATCCTGGCGACCGTGTTGGCCAACGAAGTGGTCAACCGCTGCGGTCCGCTGATGCTGCGCCGCCTGGCGGCCGATCACGGCGTGCCGGAAACGGACGTGATCCTGGCGTGGGGCCAGGCCTGGTCCGCGCTGAACCTGGCGCCGGTGTTCGACACGCTGGACGCGGACGCGCTGAACGTGCCGCGCGACGTCTCGATGAAGGTCGATGCGCGCACCCGCGGCATGCTGCGCGCCGCGATGGAAGGCGTGCTGTCGGTGCCGAAGGAACAGCTGCGCAATGCCGACGGCATGGCGGAACTGAAGCGCGTGTTCGCCGAGCCGGCGATGCTGGCCAAGCTGATGCCGGCCGATGCGAAATTCGAAGCGGAAGGCCAGCCGGCCCTGCGCGCCGAATTCGTGCAGGCCTGGAAGACGGTCGACGCGATCGAGAACGTGGCGGCCTTCCTGTTCGCGGCGCTGTCGGTCAAGCGTCCGGCCGGGATGGACCTGCCGGGCTTTATCCACGTCGGCATGGCGCTGCGCAGCCGCGCCGGCATCGACACGCTGGAACGCGGCCTGAAGCTGCCAGCCTCCAGCCGTTCGCAGGAACAGCTGCGCAGCTACGCCCAGCAGGCGCTGGGCCGCACCCAGCAACGCCTGCTGGCCCAGGTGCTGGCGCAGGGCGGCAGCGAGCAGGCCGTCGAGGCGGTGGTCGGTTCGTTGCAGGTGCCGGCATTTACGGCGCCGTCCGACCTGGAGCAGGCGATGCTGGACGTGTGGACGTTGTCCGAAGCGGTCAGCGGCCCGCAGGCAAAGGCGGCTTGA
- the astA gene encoding arginine N-succinyltransferase — protein sequence MLVVRAINENDLDALYSMATQVGTGMTTLKPDMKMLGDRLATACASFAETIPPEQRDYMFVMEDTSNGRIAGVCAIKGAVGLTEPFYNYRIGTLVHSSRELNVFTKMDTLYLSNDLTGSSELCSLFLHPDYRQGHNGKLLSKSRFLFIAQFPHLFTQKIIAEMRGYQAEDGSSPFYEGLGRHFFKMDFHHVDDLTALGKKSFIAELMPRQPLYIDYLPKEAQEVVGQVHKSTAPARRLLEQEGLHYEGYVDIFDAGPVLQARVSELRAMRDSELAVVAPDTDMTHACAPAHPEPTLVSNTVLKDFRMIITQATPVNGEIDLSTQDLQLLRCHMGDTVRTLPLNVRKNNV from the coding sequence ATGCTAGTTGTACGCGCCATCAACGAGAACGACCTGGACGCCCTGTACAGCATGGCCACGCAGGTCGGCACCGGCATGACCACGCTCAAGCCGGACATGAAGATGCTGGGTGACCGCCTGGCCACCGCGTGCGCCTCGTTCGCCGAGACGATCCCGCCGGAGCAGCGCGACTACATGTTCGTCATGGAGGACACCAGCAACGGCCGCATCGCCGGCGTCTGCGCCATCAAGGGCGCGGTCGGCCTGACGGAGCCGTTCTATAACTACCGCATCGGCACGCTGGTGCACTCCAGCCGCGAACTGAACGTGTTCACCAAGATGGACACGCTGTACCTGTCGAACGACCTGACCGGCTCCTCCGAACTGTGCTCGCTGTTCCTGCATCCGGACTACCGGCAGGGGCACAACGGCAAGCTGCTGTCGAAGAGCCGCTTCCTGTTCATCGCCCAGTTCCCGCACCTGTTCACGCAGAAGATCATCGCCGAGATGCGCGGCTACCAGGCCGAGGATGGCAGCTCGCCGTTCTACGAGGGCCTGGGCCGGCACTTCTTCAAGATGGATTTCCACCATGTAGACGACCTGACGGCGCTGGGCAAGAAGTCCTTCATCGCCGAGCTGATGCCGCGCCAGCCGCTGTACATCGACTACCTGCCGAAGGAAGCCCAGGAAGTGGTGGGCCAGGTGCACAAGTCGACCGCGCCAGCGCGCCGCCTGCTGGAGCAGGAAGGCCTGCACTACGAGGGCTACGTCGACATCTTCGACGCCGGCCCCGTGCTGCAGGCGCGCGTGTCGGAACTGCGCGCGATGCGCGACAGCGAACTGGCGGTCGTGGCGCCGGATACCGACATGACGCACGCCTGCGCGCCGGCCCATCCGGAACCGACCCTGGTGTCGAACACGGTGCTCAAGGATTTCCGCATGATCATCACGCAGGCGACGCCGGTGAACGGCGAGATCGACCTGTCCACGCAGGACCTACAACTGCTGCGCTGCCATATGGGCGATACCGTGCGCACGCTGCCACTCAACGTGAGGAAGAACAATGTCTGA
- a CDS encoding arginine N-succinyltransferase produces the protein MYVVRPVEAGDIAALEALAAVTMPGVHTLPKTRDKIEQAVERSIASFAAQVDIPSEESYLFVLESLAERRIVGTAAIFASAGSNGTYFSFRNDVIQQVSRDLNISHSVHALTLCSELTAYSQLSSFYIDEALQTRPEAALLSRSRLLFAVQQPQRFGDRFFVPLAGVTDENGGSPFWDALGRKFFKMDFLDAERVIGGARNRTLIVELMPHYPVYVPLLPGDAQAAMGQIHPSGELAFNLLTEEGFEADEYIDIFDGGPILQAHKHALRTFTSSLTLRVRTSDGQVPEGPLVNYAIANTAGPAFRAVTIASPELEGCEAVALSPELQDILRVAEGDSVTCVRV, from the coding sequence ATGTACGTCGTCCGTCCGGTAGAAGCCGGGGATATTGCAGCCCTCGAAGCGCTGGCCGCGGTGACCATGCCAGGGGTGCATACGCTGCCCAAGACGCGCGACAAGATCGAGCAGGCCGTGGAACGGTCGATCGCCTCGTTCGCCGCGCAAGTGGACATCCCAAGCGAGGAGTCCTACCTGTTCGTGCTGGAATCGCTGGCCGAGCGCCGAATCGTCGGCACCGCCGCCATCTTCGCCTCCGCCGGTTCCAATGGCACCTATTTTTCGTTCCGTAACGACGTGATCCAGCAGGTCTCGCGCGACCTGAACATCAGCCACAGCGTGCACGCGCTGACCTTGTGCTCGGAACTGACCGCGTATTCGCAGCTGTCGTCGTTCTACATCGACGAGGCGCTGCAGACGCGCCCCGAGGCGGCCCTGCTGTCGCGTTCCCGCCTGCTGTTCGCCGTGCAGCAGCCGCAGCGCTTCGGCGACCGCTTCTTCGTGCCGCTGGCCGGCGTGACCGACGAAAACGGCGGCTCGCCATTCTGGGACGCCCTGGGCCGCAAGTTCTTCAAGATGGACTTCCTGGACGCCGAGCGCGTCATCGGCGGTGCCCGCAACCGCACCCTGATCGTCGAGCTGATGCCGCATTACCCGGTCTACGTGCCGCTGCTGCCGGGCGACGCCCAGGCCGCGATGGGCCAGATCCACCCGTCCGGCGAGCTGGCGTTCAACCTGCTCACCGAAGAAGGCTTCGAGGCCGACGAGTACATCGACATCTTCGACGGCGGCCCGATCCTGCAGGCGCACAAGCACGCGCTGCGCACCTTCACCAGTTCGCTGACCCTGCGCGTGCGCACCAGCGACGGCCAGGTACCGGAAGGCCCGCTGGTCAACTACGCGATCGCCAACACCGCCGGCCCCGCGTTCCGCGCGGTGACAATCGCCAGCCCGGAACTGGAAGGCTGCGAAGCGGTGGCCCTGAGCCCGGAACTGCAGGACATCCTGCGCGTCGCCGAAGGCGACAGCGTGACCTGCGTGCGCGTTTAA
- a CDS encoding NADH:flavin oxidoreductase/NADH oxidase: MSQLFSPFALGPLQLKNRIAIAPMCQYSAVEGLATDWHMIHLGSLALSGAALLIIEATAVSPEARITPADLGLWSDGHQAALAPVIAAIRKHSPIRLAVQLAHAGRKASSQVPWEGGANIAPGDIGWQTVAPSAVPHAEGEAVPLALDAAGLQKVKDDFVAAARRVHALGIEGIELHAAHGYLLHQFLSPLSNRRDDQYGGALENRMRFPLEVFDAVRAAVPREVAVGVRISASDWVEGGWDLEQSIVFANALKQRGTDFIHVSSGGISPLQKIPVGPGYQIQFAERIKAATGLPTIGVGLITEPEHAESIVLQGQADVVALARGILYDPRWPWHAAARLGAHVDAPPQYWRSQPHHLTTLFGATRLGQR, encoded by the coding sequence ATGAGTCAGCTTTTTTCGCCCTTCGCGCTGGGCCCGCTGCAACTGAAGAACCGCATCGCCATCGCGCCGATGTGCCAGTATTCGGCCGTCGAAGGCCTCGCCACCGACTGGCACATGATCCACCTGGGCAGTCTGGCGCTGTCCGGCGCGGCCTTGCTGATCATCGAGGCGACCGCCGTGTCGCCCGAGGCGCGCATCACGCCGGCCGACCTGGGCCTGTGGTCGGACGGCCACCAGGCCGCGCTCGCGCCGGTGATCGCGGCGATCCGCAAGCACTCGCCGATCCGCCTGGCGGTGCAACTGGCGCACGCGGGCCGCAAGGCCTCTTCGCAGGTGCCATGGGAAGGCGGCGCCAATATCGCGCCGGGCGACATCGGCTGGCAGACCGTCGCCCCCTCCGCCGTGCCGCATGCCGAGGGTGAGGCGGTGCCGCTGGCGCTGGACGCCGCTGGCCTGCAAAAAGTGAAAGACGATTTCGTCGCCGCCGCGCGACGCGTGCATGCGCTGGGCATCGAAGGCATCGAGCTGCACGCCGCACACGGCTATCTGCTGCACCAATTCCTGTCGCCGCTGTCGAACCGGCGCGATGACCAATACGGCGGCGCGCTGGAAAACCGCATGCGCTTCCCGCTCGAGGTGTTCGACGCGGTACGCGCCGCCGTGCCGCGCGAGGTGGCGGTCGGCGTACGCATCTCCGCCAGCGACTGGGTCGAGGGCGGCTGGGACCTGGAGCAGAGCATCGTCTTCGCCAACGCGCTGAAGCAGCGCGGCACGGACTTCATCCACGTCTCCAGCGGCGGCATCTCGCCATTGCAGAAAATTCCGGTCGGCCCCGGTTACCAGATCCAGTTCGCCGAACGCATCAAGGCCGCGACCGGCCTGCCGACCATCGGCGTGGGCCTGATCACCGAGCCGGAACATGCGGAATCGATCGTGCTGCAGGGCCAGGCCGACGTGGTCGCGCTGGCGCGCGGCATCCTGTACGACCCGCGCTGGCCGTGGCATGCGGCGGCCAGGCTGGGCGCGCACGTGGATGCGCCGCCACAGTACTGGCGCTCGCAGCCGCACCACCTGACAACGCTGTTCGGCGCCACGCGCCTGGGCCAGCGCTGA
- a CDS encoding succinylglutamate desuccinylase, whose translation MAGDGHAALPPAVKALAEADFSAVAGSFTQAGFTVAQPADGILTLRRPGELRPAVLVSVGVHGDETGPIELTAYLLDALAREPQALAVDLMVCVGNIGAIRAGKRFIDADLNRMFRVERGSLAGTAEAARADEMIAATVAFFAHAGPRRWHLDLHTAIRPSVYPTFAIVPDLIEAGAKRELVSWLGEAGIGAIIMNPESVGTYSYYSAEHHGAAGTTVELGRIGTLGQNDLSQFDAASRALDRLLRGGPAPASPELPHVYKVARNIIKLSDAFTMAFGKDTQNFTALKRGDEIARDGDTVYTVQHDEELVVFPNPDVRVGLRAGLMITRAE comes from the coding sequence ATGGCGGGTGACGGACACGCTGCGCTGCCGCCAGCAGTGAAGGCACTGGCGGAGGCGGATTTTTCCGCCGTCGCCGGCAGTTTCACGCAAGCCGGCTTCACGGTCGCGCAACCGGCCGACGGCATCCTGACGCTCCGCCGGCCGGGCGAGCTGCGCCCGGCCGTGCTGGTGTCGGTGGGCGTGCACGGCGACGAGACGGGCCCGATCGAACTGACGGCCTACCTGCTCGACGCGCTGGCGCGCGAGCCGCAAGCGCTGGCGGTGGACCTGATGGTCTGCGTCGGCAATATCGGCGCGATCCGGGCCGGCAAGCGCTTCATCGACGCGGACCTGAACCGCATGTTCCGCGTCGAACGGGGTTCGCTGGCCGGCACCGCCGAAGCGGCGCGGGCGGACGAGATGATCGCCGCCACGGTGGCGTTCTTCGCCCACGCCGGGCCGCGGCGCTGGCACCTGGACCTGCACACGGCGATCCGGCCGTCCGTCTACCCGACCTTCGCGATCGTGCCCGACCTGATCGAGGCGGGCGCCAAGCGCGAGCTGGTGTCCTGGCTGGGCGAGGCGGGCATCGGCGCCATCATCATGAACCCGGAATCGGTCGGCACCTACAGCTACTACAGCGCCGAGCACCATGGCGCCGCCGGCACGACGGTGGAGCTGGGCCGCATCGGCACGCTGGGGCAGAACGACCTGTCGCAGTTCGATGCCGCGTCGCGCGCGCTGGACCGCCTGCTGCGCGGTGGCCCGGCCCCGGCATCGCCGGAGCTGCCACACGTGTACAAGGTCGCGCGCAACATCATCAAGCTGTCGGACGCCTTCACGATGGCGTTCGGCAAGGACACGCAGAACTTCACGGCACTGAAGCGGGGCGACGAGATCGCCCGCGACGGCGACACCGTCTACACGGTGCAGCACGACGAAGAACTGGTCGTATTCCCGAACCCGGACGTGCGCGTGGGCCTGCGCGCCGGCCTGATGATTACCCGCGCCGAGTAA
- a CDS encoding HAD hydrolase-like protein: protein MNDVRPPPLVSPHIVRGYELWIFDFDGTLANSFPFFLEVFDTLARTHDFRCLEHDKIDMLRGCDLPQLMHHLGLPRWKLLPVALQFRALMAQNIARIALFDGMRDVLHALAGRGVRLAIVSSNSEANVRAVLGADARLFAHFECGAALFGKRRRLRRVVQHSGVADRAVLCLGDEVRDIAAAHAEGLDFGAVGWGYAKAQVLQAQRPRLMFGSVAELAAALAD from the coding sequence ATGAACGACGTGCGCCCGCCGCCGCTGGTATCGCCACACATCGTGCGCGGCTACGAGCTGTGGATCTTCGACTTCGACGGCACGCTGGCCAACAGCTTCCCGTTCTTCCTCGAGGTGTTCGACACGCTGGCGCGCACGCACGACTTTCGCTGCCTGGAGCACGACAAGATCGACATGCTGCGCGGCTGCGACCTGCCCCAGCTGATGCACCACCTCGGCCTGCCGCGCTGGAAGCTGCTGCCGGTGGCGCTGCAGTTCCGCGCGCTGATGGCGCAGAACATCGCCCGCATCGCGCTGTTCGATGGCATGCGCGACGTGCTGCACGCGCTGGCCGGGCGCGGCGTGCGGCTGGCGATCGTCTCGTCCAATTCGGAGGCGAACGTGCGCGCGGTGCTGGGCGCGGACGCGCGGCTGTTCGCCCACTTCGAATGCGGCGCCGCGTTGTTCGGCAAGCGGCGGCGCCTGCGCCGCGTCGTACAGCACAGCGGCGTGGCCGACCGCGCCGTACTGTGCCTGGGCGACGAGGTGCGCGACATCGCAGCGGCGCACGCCGAAGGGCTCGACTTCGGCGCGGTCGGCTGGGGCTACGCCAAGGCGCAAGTGCTGCAGGCGCAACGCCCGCGGCTGATGTTCGGCAGCGTCGCCGAGCTGGCCGCCGCCCTGGCGGACTGA
- the astB gene encoding N-succinylarginine dihydrolase, translating to MSAREFNFDGLVGPSHNYAGLSFGNVASFNNVKSASNPKQAALQGLAKMRALAARGFAQAVLPPQDRPNFRLLRSLGFSGSDADVLARAYKESPVILACAYSASPMWTANAATVSPSRDTADGRVHFTPANLNNKLHRALEYVQTTRTLKAIFADERRFAVHDALPSTPAFGDEGAANHTRLGAGHGADAVEMFVYGRVEFDPNAPAPKRYPARQTLEASQAVARKHGLAEARTVYVQQNPDVIDQGVFHNDVIAVGNANVLFYHEQAFADEQGALFQLRQAMAGVDAELTPIRVDTGMVSVQDAVHSYLFNSQLLSKDGGKMALVIPQECQENAAVARYLESLVASGGPVDELIHFDLRQSMRNGGGPACLRLRVALTDEEAGAMHQGVIMTEALYHTLVAWVEKHYRDKLEPSDLADPKLAIEVHAALEELARILGMPGLYDL from the coding sequence ATGAGCGCACGTGAATTCAACTTCGACGGCCTGGTCGGGCCGTCGCACAACTACGCTGGCCTGTCGTTCGGGAACGTCGCCTCGTTCAACAACGTCAAGAGTGCCTCCAATCCGAAGCAGGCCGCATTGCAAGGCCTGGCCAAGATGCGCGCGCTGGCCGCGCGCGGCTTCGCCCAGGCCGTGCTGCCGCCGCAGGACCGGCCCAACTTCCGCCTGCTGCGCAGCCTCGGTTTCAGCGGCAGCGATGCCGACGTGCTGGCACGCGCCTACAAGGAGTCGCCCGTCATCCTGGCGTGCGCGTACTCCGCTTCGCCGATGTGGACGGCCAATGCCGCCACCGTCAGCCCGTCGCGCGACACGGCGGACGGCCGCGTGCACTTCACGCCGGCGAACCTGAACAACAAGCTGCACCGCGCGCTGGAATACGTGCAGACGACGCGCACGCTGAAGGCCATCTTCGCCGACGAGCGCCGTTTCGCCGTGCATGACGCGCTGCCATCGACGCCGGCCTTCGGCGACGAAGGCGCCGCCAACCACACCCGCCTGGGTGCCGGCCACGGCGCCGATGCGGTCGAGATGTTCGTCTATGGCCGCGTGGAGTTCGATCCGAACGCGCCGGCGCCGAAGCGCTACCCGGCCCGCCAGACGCTGGAAGCGTCGCAGGCCGTGGCCCGCAAGCACGGCCTGGCCGAGGCGCGCACCGTCTACGTCCAGCAGAATCCGGACGTGATCGACCAGGGCGTGTTCCATAACGACGTGATCGCCGTCGGCAACGCCAACGTGCTGTTCTACCACGAGCAGGCGTTCGCGGACGAGCAGGGCGCGCTGTTCCAGCTGCGCCAGGCCATGGCCGGCGTGGATGCGGAACTGACGCCGATCCGCGTCGACACCGGCATGGTGTCGGTGCAGGACGCGGTGCACAGCTACCTGTTCAACAGCCAGCTGCTGTCCAAGGACGGCGGCAAGATGGCGCTGGTGATCCCGCAGGAATGCCAGGAAAACGCCGCGGTGGCGCGCTACCTGGAAAGCCTGGTCGCCAGCGGCGGCCCGGTCGACGAGCTGATTCACTTCGACCTGCGCCAGAGCATGCGCAACGGCGGCGGTCCTGCTTGCCTGCGCCTGCGCGTGGCGCTGACGGACGAGGAAGCGGGCGCCATGCACCAGGGCGTGATCATGACGGAAGCGCTGTACCACACGCTGGTGGCGTGGGTCGAAAAGCACTACCGCGACAAGCTGGAGCCGAGCGACCTGGCCGACCCGAAACTGGCCATCGAGGTGCACGCCGCACTGGAGGAACTGGCGCGCATCCTCGGCATGCCGGGGCTGTATGATCTGTAG